The Sphingomonas sp. NBWT7 nucleotide sequence AGCGCCAGCCGCCGCCGATGCGCACGATCTCGATCTCGCGCAGCGGCGGGGCGGGCGGCGCGCCGCCCGGCGCCGGAAAGCGCGCTTCGATGCGGCGCACCAGATCGGGCAGACGGTACAGCGTCTTGACGTCGGCGACGATGCGGTCGGCCACCGCGGCTTCGGGCCCGAGCTCGGTGCGGATCCAGTCCTCGACGAACGGTTGCGCGGTATCCCACAGGTTGATGTCCGGGTCGAGCGCGGTGGCGACGCCTTCGACCATCACCATCGTCTTCTGCAGCAGCAGGAGGTGCGGCTGCGTCACCATGTCGAAATCGCGCGTGATCGAGAAGAGGCTGTCGAGCATCATCCCGATCGACATCTCCTTCACCGGCAGCCCGCGCATCGGCTCGCCAACTGCGCGCAGCGCAGTCGCGAACTCGGCGACGTCGTGGTGCGCGGGGACGTAGCCTGCTTCGAAATGGATTTCGGCGACGCGGCGGTAATTGCCGGTGATCAGGCCGTAGAGGATCTCGGCGAGCCAGACGCGCGCGCGGCGATCGATCCGCCCCATGATGCCGAAATCGATCGCGGCGATGCGATTGACGGGCAGCGCAAACAGGTTCCCCTGATGCAGATCGGCGTGGAAGAACCCTTCGGCGATCGCCTGGCGCAGGAAAGCGTGCACCAGCGTCTTGGCAAGCAGTGGCAGATCATAGCCAGCAGCGACGAGCGCGGCGCGATTCGAAAGCTTGATCCCGTCGATCCACTCGAGCGTCAGCACCTTGCCCGAGGTGCGCGGCCAGTCGATCGCGGGAACGTGGAACGCCGGCTCGGCGGCCATCGTCTCGGCCAGCTCGCTCGCCGACGCCGCCTCGCGCCTCAGGTCGAGCTCGCGCGCGGTCCAGCGCTTGAACGTCGCGATGACGAGCCGCGGTTGCAGGCGGCCGATCTCGCCGCCGCCCGCCGCACGATCCTGCGCCTCGAT carries:
- the ubiB gene encoding 2-polyprenylphenol 6-hydroxylase — encoded protein: MTHAIVHTWRLLKWARTLARHGALQGLERDPNAPARLRRLVRLARVGARVPASPRYADAFEAIGPAAVKFGQTLATRPDIVGEEAALDLYRLQDALPPLPFETIRPQIETSLGRPIESLFAHFEVEPVGAASIAQVHRAVTTDGRTVAVKVLRPGVEEEFARAIDTYEWAAAQIEAQDRAAGGGEIGRLQPRLVIATFKRWTARELDLRREAASASELAETMAAEPAFHVPAIDWPRTSGKVLTLEWIDGIKLSNRAALVAAGYDLPLLAKTLVHAFLRQAIAEGFFHADLHQGNLFALPVNRIAAIDFGIMGRIDRRARVWLAEILYGLITGNYRRVAEIHFEAGYVPAHHDVAEFATALRAVGEPMRGLPVKEMSIGMMLDSLFSITRDFDMVTQPHLLLLQKTMVMVEGVATALDPDINLWDTAQPFVEDWIRTELGPEAAVADRIVADVKTLYRLPDLVRRIEARFPAPGGAPPAPPLREIEIVRIGGGWRYAAVALATAVASVAATWLVIG